Proteins found in one Pirellulales bacterium genomic segment:
- the aceB gene encoding malate synthase A — protein MCSMMLARPRLAAALVTAPVTPAFAEILTPQALEFVARLHRRFNGRRRELLARRRQLQERLDAGYVPDFLPQTRGIRESEWRVVDVPADLQDRRVEITGPVDRKMVINALNSGARMYMADFEDSHAPTWEATIQGQINLRDAVRGTIELVTPEGKEYRLNRDTATLLVRPRGWHLVEKHVLVDGQPVSASLFDFALFAYHNATQLIEKGSGPYFYLPKMENHLEARLWNEVFVAAEEELGLPRSTIRATVLIETILAAFEMDEILWELRDHCVGLNCGRWDYIFSFIKKFRARGDYVLPDRALVTMATHFLRSYSQLLIKTCHRRGAFAMGGMAAQIPIKGDTAANEAALEKVRQDKLREVTDGHDGTWVAHPALVAVALEVFDKHMPTPNQVHIRRDDVRVTAADLLQVPTGPITEAGLRVNVNVGLLYLESWLRGQGCVPIYNLMEDAATAEICRTQIWQWIRHPRGVLSDGRRVTLDLFRQVLAEELQKIRGSVGDAAFEQGKYERAAELMDEIVANDEFVEFLTLPAYDELS, from the coding sequence ATGTGTTCGATGATGCTCGCCCGCCCACGCCTCGCGGCCGCCCTGGTGACGGCCCCCGTAACGCCCGCATTCGCCGAGATCCTGACGCCGCAAGCTTTGGAATTCGTGGCCCGGCTGCACCGCCGCTTCAATGGTCGCCGCCGCGAGCTCTTGGCCCGGCGCCGCCAGTTGCAAGAGCGGTTGGACGCCGGCTACGTGCCGGATTTCCTTCCGCAGACGCGCGGCATTCGCGAAAGCGAGTGGCGGGTCGTGGACGTTCCCGCCGATTTGCAGGACCGTCGCGTCGAGATCACTGGTCCTGTCGACCGCAAGATGGTCATCAATGCCCTCAATTCGGGCGCGCGGATGTACATGGCCGATTTCGAGGATTCGCACGCCCCGACGTGGGAAGCGACGATCCAGGGCCAGATCAATCTGCGCGACGCCGTGCGCGGCACGATCGAACTAGTGACGCCGGAAGGGAAAGAGTACCGCCTGAATCGTGACACGGCGACGCTGCTGGTCCGCCCGCGCGGCTGGCACCTGGTTGAGAAGCACGTGTTGGTCGACGGTCAGCCGGTTTCGGCGTCGCTCTTTGATTTCGCGCTTTTCGCCTACCACAACGCGACGCAGTTGATCGAAAAAGGCTCCGGCCCCTACTTCTATCTGCCGAAGATGGAAAACCATCTCGAAGCCCGGCTGTGGAACGAGGTGTTCGTGGCCGCGGAAGAAGAGCTCGGCCTGCCGCGCAGCACGATCCGCGCTACGGTGCTGATCGAGACGATTCTGGCCGCTTTCGAAATGGACGAAATCCTGTGGGAGCTGCGCGACCATTGCGTGGGTCTCAACTGCGGCCGCTGGGACTACATCTTCAGCTTCATCAAGAAGTTCCGCGCCCGAGGCGATTACGTGCTGCCGGATCGGGCGCTGGTGACCATGGCCACGCACTTCCTGCGCAGCTATTCGCAACTATTGATCAAGACGTGCCATCGTCGTGGCGCGTTTGCGATGGGGGGAATGGCCGCGCAGATTCCGATCAAAGGGGACACCGCGGCCAACGAAGCGGCGCTCGAAAAAGTACGCCAGGACAAGCTGCGCGAAGTGACCGATGGGCACGACGGCACTTGGGTGGCCCATCCGGCGCTCGTGGCCGTGGCGCTTGAGGTGTTCGACAAGCACATGCCCACGCCGAACCAGGTACACATCCGCCGCGACGATGTGCGTGTCACGGCGGCCGATTTGCTGCAGGTACCCACGGGCCCGATTACCGAGGCCGGTTTGCGGGTGAACGTGAACGTGGGGCTGTTGTACCTGGAATCGTGGCTGCGCGGGCAAGGCTGCGTGCCGATTTACAACCTGATGGAGGACGCCGCCACGGCCGAGATTTGCCGCACGCAGATCTGGCAATGGATTCGCCACCCGCGCGGGGTGCTCAGCGACGGCCGCCGGGTCACGCTCGACCTGTTCCGCCAGGTGCTGGCCGAAGAGTTGCAGAAGATCCGCGGCTCGGTAGGTGACGCGGCCTTCGAGCAAGGCAAATACGAGCGCGCCGCAGAGCTGATGGACGAGATCGTGGCGAACGACGAGTTCGTCGAGTTTCTGACGTTGCCGGCCTACGACGAGTTGTCATGA